The segment CCACAATTCGGGAATCAGAAGGCCATTCAGGTACCAAGCGATGCCGTTGCTCACGTGATTCGTTAGTCCAGCGTATCCTTTTCGACCTCCGGGAGGACCCAAAGTTGCTGTGAACGATCGCACGGATCTGTCGTAGATGTGAGATTGCTCCCAAATTTCGGTTTTCTTCTCGGGCTTCGTTTCTTCCTTGAACGCGAAACAATCGTTGTACTTTTCGACCGGATTAAAGTCGATAATGACATCTCGTTTGGGATAATAATCGTGAAAAGCTGGTTCGCGGTTCGAATCGAGACGCCCGAGAGCCCAAACCATGTACATGGGACGAGTTAGCACGTAAGGTTTGTCGCCATCGTCCGACGAGAGAAGATTTCGCCGGAAATTTACTTGATTTACGCCATTTTCGCGTGAAAAGAGCAACATTTGGTAATTATCCATGCCGCCAACAGCATCATCCTTGCAAACTCCCTTGTTTTGACCGAGAACTTGAAcgcactaaaatttaaaaaaaataatttaaatttttttaaaagaaattttatgaaaaattcttaccggAGCTAAAGAAGTGATGTTATAATCCAAGGCAAAACCTTGATTTCCGCCAATTATGTAAGCGACGGCGACGTCAGCTCCCaacatttgacttttttcttgtGATCCGGAGATTCCAAAGGCCATGTAATGATCCTCGCCGACTTGTGAAGTCAGTTGTAGCGTTATTTGCGGTCCAAAAACCTCCCATGAGACCCGGTATAATTTGTGAAGTTGACGACAATTGGGAAGAGGTTCGACAAGAggctaaaaaaatcaagaaaataattagttttgatataaattttagtgaaatttgaagaaattagtataaaattgaacaagatatacaaaaaaaaatgagaaaaaataatcataattttacatttttcaaagaattaattcctttttaatcaattttattaaaaaaatgaaataaaaagttcaaaatttattgattttgtgaggaaaataattcaatgtgaactaaaattttcaaaatttttggctcTTTTACCGATTGTTGGTCATTTTTGTGAGTTAATTTtggtaagtttaatttttcttaatgaaatatctgattttttatcattttttttttgcgaatttaaaaaaaaatttaccaaaaattgaaaaaaattataccgaacatgaaaaaaaatttttcatttcgttgattttttaagaaaaaaaaaaatttcttgattttaaaaatttatcagaaatgaagcaaaattttcaaattttgtaaattttgttgatgttttcTATAAAgactttcttttaaaatattttcttttaaaaattaaaaattttaacagaaatttaaaaatgaatcttgaattttgttaattttttgaaaaaaaagttatttattttttattttttaccattttaaaaattttttatcaaaaattgatcgaaattccatcaaaaaagacgaaaaaaatttaactttggtaaggccgctccaaatgaaaatcaaaaataaagtccgatgccccattttaaaagtcgaaaatccaatggggcaaaataaaaaaaaagttaaaaatttaaccaaaaattaccgtttttgggtgtattttcataatttttcaagaaagttttcaaaaaatttgaaaaattttcaattcattctaatttttgttttggaaatcatattttatcataaattttcttctctaaaaatatttttcataaaattattaattttttttttcaaaattttttgacagttttttttatgaaatttttttctttaatttttaatatgaaatattctgaaatctattttaaataagcaaatttcaaagtaaatagtaaaaaaaacatcaaaaatattatttaacgctctaaaatttataaaattttgtcatttggtatgaaaatagtatttcaaaattttttttttattttgccccccccccattttattttcaaaaattttggactttatttttgattttcatttggagcggcctaaatctctctaatttttttttatgaaatattttatttttgattattctAATAATTCtggactttaaaaaatttttttaaaaattaaacaaaatcttcaatttaattttttttttaatttttcgaagaaaatgattaaatattgatctttaacttgcaaaattttgacCGTTTTGAGatctttagttaaaattttcttccaaaatttaaaaatgtcatcaaaaatttagaaaaatgttcaatttcgatgattttttaaagaaaaaattcaattttttttaaattttgacaaatttcaaccATAAAAAGACATTGCTTACCAAAATTTTCGTCAACGACGGCGGCACATTCAACACATCCGGCATGTAAATCTGCGCCATCACCTCATTCGTGTGCAAATCATAAACACTGAaccaattaatattaaaaatcgtctTTCCTCCCGGCAATTCCAAACGAATTGTTTCATTATTGTACTTCCGAATCGGAtccaaactacaaaaaaaaaattttttttaataaaaatttctctttaaaaaaaatttacttactaTCCAAGTTCATCGGGAATTTTAAATCCATTGGCATTGGGCGCCGGACCTTCTCCCGCCCAAAAATGTCCTCTTAAAGCACGTccattgtaattaaaattgggAATCAAAATCGTTTGCGAGTTCAAAACTTCGATACTGCCACTGCTAACTTCACCCGAAGCTTCACTATTTCTCGCTAGCGCGCCAATTTTTTGCGTTACAGGCGGCTCAAAGTCATCCGGGATGTAAACGTCGCCGAAGGTGTTCTGCGTGTTGATGTCATAAATCGAAAACCATTGAATTTCTACGAGTTTTTTGTTGTCCGGAAGGCGCAGCGTGAACTCATCGTTGAAATATCGATCCAGAATGTTCGTTctaaaaggtaagtttttcattaaatttgattttttaaataaaaaaaattaatttttgacttacttTCCATATTTATCAGGCACAATGAAGCCCTGAGGCCCGGGACGATTACTTGCACCGGCCCAAAAGTACGTATCGGCGCCATTTCCGTCGTAATTGAAGTTCACAAACAGCAACGTGTACTCGTCGACCGCATAAACATCGCCCGACACCTGATGATGGTACGTATTTAGCTTTCCCAGTTCTTTTCCGCGGTAAATTCCGTCATCATCACTTTGGcttgctgcaaaaaaaaatcgggttCGTCACTTGTTTGTCACAAATCTTTAGATATTTCACTCATAGACACTTGTTGACattgaattgattaaaatatttcgtttttcattcattttttccgCTCTCTTTGGAACCTGTTTCCACacagaaacacacaaaagacTTGCACTTTCGTTCGAAACCCAAAGctactgtcaaaaaaattcaacgtaAGCAAAAATGATTGATTATTTTCCCaagttttacgtaaaaatccggtattttatgacacaaaattgaattttaacctttttatcAGGTCTTTTGTTCACTCAAAACCCGAAACTTACCAACTATTTGTAACTGTGCTAAAACTATGACTAATAAGTAACAGCTAACtaacaaaatttgagatttttttaaacataattttatgttgaatctCCATagttttctgtatttttgcatttttgtgtgtgtttcgagtgaaataatacttttattttacatgCTTTTGCACGAATTAACGCTAATTTTAACactaaactattttattttattttttttcagtagtgACTTCACTGATTTTGGTCTGCAATGCACAGCAGCAGCATTTGAATGTCATACGGAAACTATCTTTCACAACACTTTCGAGTCTTAAGTCGTTACGTTGGAGTTTAAGTTGGGCAAGAAGTTGATTTGAAAGAGGAACGTGCGCAGTGCGGAGTTGGAGTAAGACGTTTGAAAAGAGAATCCGTTAAGAAAGtgtttaaaatcataatttttttcttaaactaaatttttttttataaatttttaggttttgtGAAGGactaaaattcattcaaggaCTCGAAaggactcaaaatttttacattaacgCTCTGAAACTTATCGACAAAGCCAAAAATGATCTGCTCCCGGAATACTTGACAGAAAGATTAACAACGATGGGCGAATCACAACCTTGCTAATCAGGCCTAAAGTAatcgaaaaaacataaatttaaaattctggattgagcttttgaatttttagacattttttaataaatttgagggTTTTTAAGTATCTCTTTGGCATACCCAACCAAACTAAAATTGGCTAAAAACACTGAAGCTCAttccagaattttaaatttacgttttttttaatgattttaggcctaactaactaacaaaaccatcaaaaaatctcatgccatttttttcgatgaaataatGAGATAGGGTGATGTGGCCTTTGAAGAAGAAGCAATTTCAGATTGCCAAACTATCTGACGagtaaatttccttttttttacaaaggatTGAGTGAATACAACAAAATGAAACGAGTAGTAACATCATCGACTGATacaagagaatttttaaagaacttttacaaaaattttgaattttacgcAGTTTGAACTGCTTTGACGGGATAAAAAATCGCATAactgcaatttttgacaaacttGAGTTAAAATATGTCTCAAgacgagtatttttttttttttttttttgatacattgagaaatttttcaaaaaatatttcaatatgtTAGATCACATAATTGCTGACAagccaaatttcaaaatatgtcaaaaaaaattttttttttaatttaaaaatttttgaaaatcttacaaatgaaagactttaaaattttagtttttacagaaatttggataaattgcaatattttactttttctcgACAGAAAAATCCCAAAAGCTATACTTTAACGATCagataaaaacattttctgccaaaaattgcttttattggccatttatttccttttgtgagtttaaaattgaaacaagagtttcaaattcaattaaatattaaaatttagtttcaagTTTGGTCGAAGCAATTACAAAGATTATCTTCAATTCTTAGATTGAATTCTGATCGAGACtattttggtttaatttgtaatccaaatttttaattactatcaatttttttgaaaattcagccCACAAGAGGCTCTTGTTTATTCCTGTTTAATTagcttttcttcttttttccttccttttaagatttttcaaaatcttgaaaaaaaaattttttagaagttgaaaacttcatttaactttttttttctaattttttgattttttttttaaagaattgtttttttctttcaaatctttaagttttgctaaaaatatgaaaaattattttaaaaaaaataaaaaaaaaatacttacaattttactaaaaaaatctctcaaaaaaaaatttcaaaataaatgtttaagcCTCAAAGTTAAAACTCATCGTTTCTTAGCACATTTTTGCTCCATTATTAACATCAACCGTAATTTTAAAGACCTTCTAATCGACAACTACTTGACCAATTCTCTTTCAAACTGTGACAAATTGCAGTCCCAACCATATTTTGCTGACGAAATGACCATGacctgcagaaaaaaaaagtaaacaattgtctcaaaaatttatttttttttttgtttttgaataaaattcaaattaatccattattattcaaaacgaTTTAATCTTCGCAgctttacatttaatttttttttttcatcttttgcaTAAAGTAGAGTATTTTGGAAGCATAACAGATTACCATcgttgtcattaaaaaatagatgaTCCCGCGTTTAAGGTACAATTAGACACCTGATGGAATGCCATAAAGAtaaaccgtttttttttatttaattaaaaatttatgctaaattaaatttattacttgaaaacatgatttttcgtGTACTCGAAAAAGACTTCcttcctgaaaaaaaacaaaactgagGACTATTAAAATTCTGGTTGCttgaaaattgaccaaattaaCACCTGAACCTTGGcttatttcagaattttctCACCTCACGACAATCGGACTTCATAATTCAGAGACAATGACAGGAAATATTGGCGGTTAACAACttcttaactttaaaatattctctGTGACTTGATTGTTTATTAACTGCCTTCAGCACGGGGAACATTATAACTTGACAATTAACACGTTGATTTATTGCCTTTGAGCTGCGTCgatttttttagacatttgcaaaaaaaatttgagtcaaCGAAACACCTGCTGCTCGAACTTTCTTGaactttttctctttcattATGACACAAGAAGCGCAAGTTGCATTGTTACACATTTCTCGACACATAACTCGACAGCGCAGCAGCAGCTCAGCTGATTAcgtctcattattattatttttaataacttgtTCTTCTCTCGTGGTTGTTGTTACAATTATGTTATTGTAAGacaatgcgagaaaaaaaagtgagtaaaaatgtgttgaaatcttttttttttgctttaacaaACAACGAGAGAGCTTTCTTCTTGCcagtcattttaaattaatggttGTTGGTTCTCTTATGACATAATCTCTTagagaaatattaatttgtcgGATGGAATTGTTTTATGATGATGTGTGATGTAGCGTTTAATTatgagattaatttaaatttttaacgctttttgtgattattttttaaataaaaattatttttcaattaaaaattaatttatgaattaattctaaatataaaaaaaatatgaaaattataaacaattataaaaaattttaaaaatagttttaaagaaatccaaatcaaaagaattaatttaaaaaaaataaaaattatattgttaaaaataaaaatgtttaaaaaattttaaaattttattaaaaaaaaaaataattttaaattgatcttaaaccaaaattaatttaaaattaaaaaaaaatacgttaaaaaataataaattataaaaattaataaaaaacagaattttcttataaatttaaaaaaaaattaaagatttttattttcaacaatataataattatttttttttaaattattttcttaactattcttttgttttagaaattttttaaattatttttaaatttcttataattgttttaaattttcataatatttttttttttaatttttagaatcaaatcaaaaaatattatattaaaaaataaaggttttgaagagattttaaaaaattttaaaaaaaaataattttattaatttttttttttaaattagacttaattcaaaatttcattttgaatacATAAGTTCTCGAAGATTAACTATAAGTCATCAGTTTTTGCATTTCagattaagaaaataaaacttacctgaaattttctttttacttttaattaaatccaaAAACTTTCTTCCAAAAAGTTACGCAACTTGCATCGATAACTCACTTTGACAATACGGAAGCTCCATATCTTTCACCAAcagatgatgatgttgttgttactgATGCCGAGACAAGAGACAAGAAAGATGATAAAATAAGTAAGTTGCAGTTTTGTGGgaattgcatttaaatttatttgacgcTCTTCTTTTGTCTTCTTTTGCTGCTTTATCTCTTTATTgcagttttctttttaattttccgcAAGATTTTATCAACTCTACATTATTGGACGAGAGACGAAGACGATCTTCTTTTCCTCGTTTGTTTGTCTTTCTCTCCCATTCATTGTCAACAAGACACTTGTTTATCGCCTCGATTGCATCACAACCAGAAACACTTTCGGCGCAGAATTCGTCGTcataaaacaaacacaaaatggGCAATCAACGTAATTAATGTACCatgcaaaaaacacaaaaaggcAACAAATCGTTGACAAAAAGTGACAATTTGGCGCATCTAAActgtttaactttaaaaaataaaatttacagtaAATTTCGTTGACAGAATTTCTTGTGAATCGTCTTTATCTGAACTGaacaattgactttttttattcattttttttcttaagtcgaAGATAAatcatccaaaaaattttttagatccttaaagaaaaaaaatctacctgcggtgagaatttttcgaaatcgTGAGAACTGCTTAAAATTCCAAATGAATTAAGTATCAGGACAtcaaaaaactgaagaagttctgaaaaaattttaaatttttatgaatatttataaattaaaaaaaatcatgaattgacaaaaaaaaaatacaaaagaaaccACAAAGTCAACTTTTTAACAAAGGACTcccattgttattttttaatcaaacataAACAACTTACCAGgggaacaaatttttgaagaactaAAAATCTTATAAGAAATTCCTGTAAGAAACCCGATTTCCTGTAAGTTTGTTGTGTAAGAGCGTGTTTGTTACAAGTCATCGCACACACAAGACCTACTTCTCATCAAACGCGCATCAATGGATTTTATCACCTCTTTAAGGGGTTTTaactcaattattttatttttttcttcgaacaaACGCAATTTGTGACAATTTTGCACGTttctaacaaattattttgttatgtaAGTGAGTTGCGCTAAGCTTGCGTGGTAACATTCGTCAACATTATCAGATAGTCTCATTGTGGCGTGGCAAAATAATCACACATATATATTGTTTTATTGCATTATGCTGCAGATGGAAGTGACATttttagtttctttttttgtctagttatttaaatggctcctgtacatcggaaacgcaaaatttggaaaaagtccaaaacaaaagttgtttctaaagacaaaaccttcaatttgagacggagaaccgtgatctaactcaattttcaaaaatgggtacatgagccctcataataagaggattttggctgaaaaattttttttgatcaatttttttcgctaacatctttaaatattttgcttaaaaaatatttttaatttattgaaaaaaaataattttgaaaaattttaaggacaTTTTACTAActggagaattttttaaataatatctttggtggaaaaaattatgaattttaaataataactttaattcaataataattaaattattcaatgaattaaataaattaaattattatttttagttttattttacttattacttcattttgtaactaaatattttttaaattttttttctgaaatatttaaagaacattttcccaaaagaaaatttatttttaaattttttaaaaggaaaatttatgaattttaaattcataattgatttttttttcataaattaatttgaaatattttttatacattgattaatttatttagatattAATTTAgtgtaattattaaatttattaattaatcaattttattatttttttttatttatatgtatttttattacaatttttttattataattatttatttattaatttattttaatcatttattaaaaatcataattttaggaattaatttttcatttttggtaatttacctcatttttatatttttttttttttcaaaaaattgttacctttttcttaaaatcttatttttatttttaacttaaggtaaaaagtttttaaatcaaaataattttaattcttttataaaaGCACGAAATTAAGTCTTATAACAGAACacttataaaaagttaaagttaatgaaaaattttcgcagATATTTAAACAGTTCaggtttttattgttaaaaacgacaaaaaaagttaaatatttaaaatcgatttttccgaaatcaaaaattgatcttaaaaggtttgaaaaaatatcacaaaagtaattaaaattaaaaaaacatctttaaaatctcaaaataaaaatttttattaattaaagaaaatctttttctaaaaatttgctaaaaaaatgcattcctTTGCACTCACAACtccaactttaaaataaaaatgtctaaaaaacgACTGACAACAAGAAATTAGTTCAATTCTCACGAGTGCACCAACAATGTAAAAATCACACTCTAACTAAATATTGCATAAAAAGCAGCAAGAAGTTCGAAGCAGAAACAAACGCTGGACAACTAAACGTTTGTTAGTCATCGGgttaagttattattattgttttatgtCTTTCGTAGCATTTAGCAGCATGCAGAAGTAACAAACTGCCTGATGAATGAGTAATATCATAAACTTACCAAGGAATATTGCACCTTCTATGCCACACAGAGCCATCGTGCGTCGTTTACTTCGCAGTTTCTGTGgaagggaaaatttttggcCACGTACCGCAATGACAATGGGCATAAGGGGTTGTGTGTGTAGCTCAACCGCAAGGTCACCAACGAAGAAAATTGTGCTGTATGTGAGATACTGAGATAGATTATAATGGCAgagcaattttttcaactgtatttttttttttttttttttgaggaaaaaaataacaatggtGCATATATGGTTAAGTtttggagagaaaaaaaactatatagCATTGTGCCAGCAACTATCAAAGCTCATTTTGATTTGCGCCTTCTTGTTAAACAGAAGCTTTggtaatccaaaaaaaaaaaagttaaaagtgaTTGAACTCGTGCAAAGATGGGATTCGTGTCTCATCAAAAGGttagtttttaagaaaaaaaataaaaattataaaaaataagaaaaaatgaaacaaaataagaaaatcgaAAGTAAAAGtgactcaaaattaaaaattttaaaataataaaaatattaaaaataaaaagaataaaaaagtgaattttgctaaaaaaaaaagtttttgaaaaaattctaataaaaaatataaaaatatttttaggactCGAAAATCGAACAACTTTGactaaaaatgtgttaaattttaaatatatgtgaaaaaaatctttaaaaatttaaattataaacaatagtaaatttttactttaattttggatataaaagtaaaaatttaaattaaagcaaatttaaaaaaaaatcaagaattgtaaaaaaaaaaattaaacgacaaatttaaaaaaaaagtgttaaaaaaattatttagaacctaattattttttttctacaataagttcttactttaaaaatttgtatttaaaaaaaataataaggcgaataaatttaatattttcattttttgtcccatgaggattttctattaaaaaaataaatatttttgaattttttgtttgtaattttttaacgtttttagacgttaaacgttgattcttaacatttatttaattttagtttatattattttaaaatttaaacttaaaagtaaagaaaaatcaacaaaatctccaaaaataaaaatttttgaaaaaaaaaataattttggtcacgtgactttcaaaaaaatgtttttcaacatttcaatagaaaatgtcgtaattaagcaaatttctttagttttttgtataattttaccataaacagtaatttttcatgattttttaatataaaaattccaaaatatgtcaaaaatatttgtattttatatttaatttttatttttccccctgaattttttcgacaaaatccgagggggggggagacaaaaaatggatatattaaatttattcgcctaaaaattaattttttaataaaaataatataaaaattaatttagaaaaaaaacaatttttatttattatttaaataaaaaaataaaattaataattaatttataaaatttgaaaaattaaataaatcattttaaccaattaaattaaattaaaataatataattttaaaaaataaaataattttttttta is part of the Culicoides brevitarsis isolate CSIRO-B50_1 chromosome 3, AGI_CSIRO_Cbre_v1, whole genome shotgun sequence genome and harbors:
- the LOC134834861 gene encoding protein Skeletor, isoforms B/C codes for the protein MQKYRKLWRFNIKLCLKKSQILLVSCYLLVIVLAQLQIVASQSDDDGIYRGKELGKLNTYHHQVSGDVYAVDEYTLLFVNFNYDGNGADTYFWAGASNRPGPQGFIVPDKYGKTNILDRYFNDEFTLRLPDNKKLVEIQWFSIYDINTQNTFGDVYIPDDFEPPVTQKIGALARNSEASGEVSSGSIEVLNSQTILIPNFNYNGRALRGHFWAGEGPAPNANGFKIPDELGYLDPIRKYNNETIRLELPGGKTIFNINWFSVYDLHTNEVMAQIYMPDVLNVPPSLTKILPLVEPLPNCRQLHKLYRVSWEVFGPQITLQLTSQVGEDHYMAFGISGSQEKSQMLGADVAVAYIIGGNQGFALDYNITSLAPCVQVLGQNKGVCKDDAVGGMDNYQMLLFSRENGVNQVNFRRNLLSSDDGDKPYVLTRPMYMVWALGRLDSNREPAFHDYYPKRDVIIDFNPVEKYNDCFAFKEETKPEKKTEIWEQSHIYDRSVRSFTATLGPPGGRKGYAGLTNHVSNGIAWYLNGLLIPELWLRRGLTYVFKVRGGNNPHSAEFYHPLVITDEPRGGFDRLTDAKQSEIRVLAGVEFTRRGRPKPTAAGPLCLAKHPEGQDRRLDDNFMTFKKFNRTLESDCSAGDPAYLEITPNSSWPDIVYYNSFTQANMGWKIHIVDSYQGAIRVPNAATNTGFSMFLMIFFAGVAFLLRQNNF